The Episyrphus balteatus chromosome 4, idEpiBalt1.1, whole genome shotgun sequence genome includes a window with the following:
- the LOC129919496 gene encoding sodium-dependent nutrient amino acid transporter 1: MATMEGEDSISSMKPECDALSHKDKNIFIAEKEILQQTSYTKENDLESMTCTTSSQSSREKWGKEIEFLLSCIALSVGLGNVWRFPFIALENGGGAFVIPYIIVLLLIGRPVYYMEVIIGQFSSRGCIEAFDMAPIMRGIAYGQVYATALATTYYACIMAITIKYLVASFSVTLPWTHCRPEWGPKCIDATEIGLSNQTGFVNRTSSAEIYFTKSVLREKHDINDGIGKPNWDLVLCLAAAWLIIGTTLVKGIRSSGKASYFLAIFPYFVMIILLFRAITLPGSIDGIVYFLKPQWNQLLNAKVWYAAITQMFFSLAICFGTLVMYASYNDFRKNVYRDVIIITTVDSLTSILAGCIIFGILGNLAYETRADDISKVVQGGAGLAFISYPDAIAKFKYFPQAFAVLFFLMLLVLGIGSNIGMTSCVITVIKDRFKHLPHWLLATSVSFIGFACGTVYLTPGGQFILNLVDFFGCSFIALFLAIAELISVAWIYGVKRLCQDIEFMFNIKTGFYWRICWGILTPGLMFLVLIYTIATYKPLDYKGITYPTAVYQLAWVIWAIGVGQLPMWAIYTVYKQPGKSWAEKIKGAMEPTHNWGPLEPKIRDEYRQYRAQLGDERPLSLWEQFYDNVFG; encoded by the exons AGGATTCCATTAGCAGTATGAAACCTGAGTGTGATGCGCTATCgcataaagataaaaatatttttatagccgAGAAAGAAATTCTACAACAAACCTCCTACACCAAGGAAAATGACTTG GAATCAATGACATGCACAACAAGTTCACAGAGTAGTCGAGAAAAATGGGGCAAGGAAATCGAATTCCTTTTGTCCTGCATTGCCCTCTCGGTAGGGCTTGGAAATGTATGGAGATTTCCATTTATTGCCTTGGAAAATGGTGGTGGAGCATTTGTCATCCCATACATCATAGTATTGTTGTTAATCGGTAGACCAGTTTATTATATGGAAGTGATAATTGGACAGTTTTCAAGTCGCGGCTGTATTGAAGCCTTCGATATGGCACCAATAATgagag GAATAGCATATGGACAAGTTTACGCCACTGCCTTAGCTACAACTTACTACGCCTGTATAATGGCAATAACTATAAAATACTTAGTAGCTTCATTTTCTGTAACACTGCCATGGACCCATTGCCGCCCGGAATGGGGCCCAAAATGTATTGATGCAACAGAAATTGGTCTAAGCAATCAAACTGGATTTGTTAATAGAACATCATCTGCTGAGATTTATTTCAC AAAAAGCGTCCTTCGTGAAAAACATGATATCAATGATGGAATTGGTAAACCTAATTGGGATTTGGTTTTATGTCTTGCAGCAGCTTGGCTTATAATTGGAACAACCCTAGTAAAAG GTATACGCAGTTCTGGAAAAGCATCTTACTTTTTGgcaatttttccatattttgtGATGATTATATTGCTCTTTAGAGCTATAACACTGCCCGGATCAATTGATGGAATAGTATACTTTTTGAAACCTCAGTGGAATCAGCTGTTGAATGCAaag gTATGGTATGCAGCTATTACCCAAATGTTTTTCTCGTTGGCAATTTGCTTTGGTACTTTGGTTATGTATGCTTCATATAATGATTTTCGCAAAAATGTCTATCG AGATGTCATCATTATTACCACAGTTGATTCCCTAACCTCAATCTTAGCTGGATGTATAATTTTCGGAATTCTAGGCAATCTGGCATATGAAACCAGGGCCGATGACATATCAAAAGTTGTACAAGGTGGAGCTGGACTTGCATTTATATCATACCCGGATGCAATTGcgaaattcaaatattttccccag GCCTTTGCCGTATTATTCTTCCTAATGCTCCTTGTTCTTGGTATTGGAAGTAATATTGGAATGACTTCGTGTGTCATAACTGTCATTAAGGACCGTTTCAAACATTTGCCACATTGGCTTTTAGCAACAAGCGTTTCCTTCATCGGATTTGCCTGTGGAACAGTTTATCTAACCCCTGGAGggcagtttattttaaatttagttgACTTTTTTGGTTGCTCATTTATAGCCCTGTTTTTGGCTATTGCTGAGCTTATCTCTGTTGCTTGGATTTATG gagttAAACGACTTTGCCAAGATATTGAGTTTATGTTCAATATAAAGACCGGATTTTACTGGCGTATTTGTTGGGGTATCTTAACCCCCGGTTTGATGTTCCTCGTTTTAATATACACTATAGCTACTTACAAGCCATTAGATTATAAGGGTATCACCTATCCAACTGCAGTTTATCAACTTGCCTGGGTCATTTGGGCCATTGGAGTTGGACAACTCCCAATGTGGGCCATTTATACTGTTTATAAACAGCCAGGAAAGTCCTGGGCAGAG aaaatcaaaGGTGCAATGGAACCAACTCACAACTGGGGACCATTGGAGCCGAAAATTCGCGATGAATACAGGCAATATCGTGCGCAACTCGGTGACGAGAGGCCATTAAGCTTGTGGGAGCAGTTTTATGACAACGTTTTTGGATAA
- the LOC129919685 gene encoding DNA-binding protein SMUBP-2: MAEKSKGPLFPIEPGKKKPDYGTNDTLTLLEQIPSQMVEMKLDDVLTAVKEVDNLCDYQRCKTKTNLMGQNCDHCKKRFCFKHGLPEVHGCGEAVKQEERKNFLKPKPLKTVRQEQDLAKAKVKLNAKLKDMQVGRMPKPSSGGSGGAAASSGGGKKKKAK, from the exons ATGGcag AAAAATCCAAAGGTCCCCTCTTCCCCATCGAACCAGGTAAAAAGAAACCCGACTATGGCACAAATGACACCCTTACCTTGCTCGAACAAATTCCCAGCCAAATGGTCGAAATGAAGCTGGACGATGTTCTAACTGCCGTCAAAGAAGTTGACAATTTATGTGACTATCAGCGTTGCAAAACTAAAACCAATCTAATGGGACAGAATTGTGATcattgcaagaaaagattctgcTTCAAACATGGTCTACCCGAAGTGCATGGTTGTGGGGAAGCAGTAAAGCAGGAAGAACGAAAGAATTTCCTAAAACCAAAGCCATTGAAAACTGTTCGACAGGAACAGGATTTGGCTAAAGCTAAAGTCAAGTTGAATGCAAAGCTGAAGGATATGCAAGTTGGTCGAATGCCCAAACCAAGTAGTGGTGGGAGTGGTGGAGCTGCAGCCAGTTCTGGAGGtgggaaaaagaaaaaagctaAATAA
- the LOC129919684 gene encoding uncharacterized protein LOC129919684 gives MSRILVSVLRTAIGRQLRYECPNTVPSFYHLRPLRVSVEFCTKIGDGAPAKAPKKKTKEIPKITLLQQNDAMSVTTLEEANKLARRRDLQLVKVQDLDPKSNRPVYRLATKAELLADEDLDESKSDKTTSSSSQKKPTVKSLTVGSRISDNDLTSRTKNISKWLSKGCEVRVLIQGNDAKSTELVFQKIETSIKEPQVIGKITQKRSKDGFIKFNIYPVPVEKKDSNDNQKA, from the exons ATGAGTAGAATATTAGTAAGTGTATTACGAACTGCCATTGGCAGACAACTCCGATACGAATGTCCAAACACTGTGCCATCTTTTTATCATTTACGTCCTCTGAGAGTTTCGGTGGAATTCTGCACAAAAATCGGTGACGGAGCTCCTGCTAAGGCTCCAAAAAAGAAGACCAAAGAAATACCCAAAATCACATTACTTCAACAAAATGATGCCATGAGTGTGACCACTTTGGAAGAAGCTAATAAATTAGCCCGGCGCAGAGACTTGCAATTAGTTAAGGTGCAAGATCTTGACCCAAAGTCAAACCGGCCTGTTTATAG ATTGGCAACAAAAGCTGAACTTTTGGCTGACGAAGACTTGGACGAATCAAAATCAGACAAAACGAC CTCCTCCTCATCCCAAAAAAAACCCACAGTTAAATCCCTTACTGTTGGATCTAGGATAAGCGACAACGATTTAACCTCAAGAACTAAAAACATCAGTAAATGGCTTAGCAAAGGCTGTGAAGTTCGTGTTCTCATTCAAGGCAATGATGCAAAAAGTACAGAATTGGTCTTCCAAAAAATCGAAACAAGTATCAAGGAACCCCAAGTAATTGGAAAGATCACTCAAAAAAGATCAAAAGATGGCTTCATTAAATTCAATATCTATCCGGTTCCAGTAGAGAAGAAAGACTCGAATGATAACCAAAAAGCATGA